The following are from one region of the Hymenobacter radiodurans genome:
- a CDS encoding DUF1697 domain-containing protein, which translates to MTYIALLRGINVGGHRVTMEALRRLFTELGLTDVRTYIQTGNVFFDAPEQDRALLSVRIEQHLQQALGYAVPVFLRTVEELEQLLALNPFSHLTVTDEVRLCLMFLAEPAPTGLVLPLRSPKADMEIVHLTNREAFVVWHIIEGRPPASTSFVDKLLGRQTTTRFFHTTAKILEAARKG; encoded by the coding sequence ATGACGTACATCGCCTTACTACGCGGCATCAATGTGGGTGGCCACCGCGTGACAATGGAAGCTTTGCGCCGCCTCTTCACGGAGCTGGGACTGACCGACGTGCGTACTTACATCCAAACCGGTAATGTGTTTTTCGACGCTCCGGAGCAAGACAGAGCCTTGCTGAGCGTGCGTATTGAGCAACACTTGCAGCAGGCGTTGGGCTACGCAGTGCCGGTATTTCTGCGCACCGTAGAGGAGCTGGAGCAACTGCTGGCGCTCAATCCATTCAGCCACCTCACGGTCACGGACGAGGTGCGGCTGTGCCTGATGTTTCTGGCTGAGCCTGCGCCGACTGGTCTGGTACTGCCGCTTCGCTCGCCCAAGGCGGATATGGAAATTGTGCACCTCACCAATCGGGAAGCATTCGTCGTCTGGCACATTATCGAAGGCCGCCCGCCGGCTTCTACGAGCTTTGTGGATAAGCTACTCGGGCGGCAAACTACAACTCGGT